A window of Candidatus Omnitrophota bacterium contains these coding sequences:
- a CDS encoding ATP-binding protein, with protein MSNIKGSEYYISNKIGKAIGDYDMIQDGDKIAVAVSGGKDSLTLLKVMQDRMSFVPVKYDLMALHIDQGYPKSCAKALEKYFKKIGVKYHIEKVDVLKKTKKKDINCFWCSWNRRKALFEQADKFGFNKIALGHHFDDIIQTILLNLFFQGEISAMAPKQELFKGKITLIRPLAYVEERQVRRFIEDAKISTFDCICPNYHTSSRTKIARIIADLQKVCPDVKKNIFRSIKRIKKDYLL; from the coding sequence ATGTCAAACATTAAAGGTTCGGAATATTATATTTCTAATAAAATAGGCAAGGCTATCGGGGATTATGATATGATCCAGGATGGCGATAAGATTGCTGTTGCTGTCTCCGGTGGCAAAGACAGTCTGACACTGTTAAAAGTGATGCAGGATAGGATGAGCTTTGTCCCGGTTAAGTATGATTTAATGGCGCTGCATATAGACCAGGGTTATCCTAAGTCCTGTGCAAAGGCGCTTGAGAAATATTTTAAGAAAATCGGCGTTAAATATCATATTGAAAAAGTTGATGTCTTGAAAAAGACTAAGAAGAAAGATATAAACTGTTTTTGGTGCTCATGGAATAGAAGAAAGGCTTTATTTGAGCAGGCAGATAAATTTGGTTTTAATAAGATTGCCTTGGGGCATCATTTTGACGACATTATCCAGACTATTCTCTTAAACTTATTTTTTCAGGGTGAAATTTCCGCAATGGCGCCAAAGCAGGAATTATTTAAAGGAAAAATTACCTTAATCCGTCCGCTTGCCTATGTTGAAGAGCGCCAGGTAAGGCGATTTATAGAAGACGCAAAGATTTCTACTTTTGACTGCATCTGCCCGAATTACCACACTTCAAGCCGCACAAAGATAGCCCGTATTATCGCTGACCTGCAAAAAGTCTGCCCCGATGTAAAGAAAAACATCTTCCGGTCAATTAAGCGCATAAAGAAAGATTATTTGCTTTAA
- a CDS encoding nicotinate phosphoribosyltransferase: protein MYNSYALLVDLYELTMAQCYFHYREDTWATFDLFVRDFPKNRSYLVAAGLDDILKYVLNLRFVDAELAYLKSLKLFTPDFLGYLKDFRFKGHLWALPEGEVFFPQETVIRVTAPIIQTQLIESVLLNTVNLQSMIASKASRIVLSAKSSNVYDFSLRRTHGPEAGLKVARSSYLAGFSGTSNVLAGKMYKIPVAGTMAHSFVMSFRHELDSFLAYAETFPKKTILLVDTYDTLKGIENAVTVGLFLKEKGHRLVGIRLDSGDFVSLSKIARHKLNQAGLGDVKIYASGDLDEFKIKVLLSKGACIDSFGVGTNMGASTDAPVLDVVYKLSEVTDEFGKFQPKMKISKGKATYPGRKQVYRIKDKRGRFVKDIIGLWDEAIKGKPLLKKVIHGGNLVYKAPALEQSRIYLKQNLKYFPVAMKEIDSDYRYPVLFSPGLEKLKKDLSKQLVRRQ from the coding sequence ATGTATAATAGTTATGCGCTTCTTGTTGATTTATACGAACTTACTATGGCCCAGTGTTATTTCCATTATCGGGAGGATACTTGGGCTACTTTTGATTTATTTGTGCGCGATTTTCCTAAAAACCGTTCATACCTGGTTGCTGCAGGTTTAGATGATATATTAAAGTATGTTTTGAACTTAAGATTTGTTGATGCCGAATTAGCATATTTAAAAAGCCTGAAACTTTTCACTCCGGATTTTCTAGGTTATCTTAAAGATTTTCGTTTTAAGGGGCATCTTTGGGCTCTTCCGGAGGGCGAGGTTTTCTTTCCTCAGGAGACGGTAATAAGGGTAACAGCGCCAATTATTCAAACCCAACTCATTGAAAGTGTTCTTTTAAATACAGTTAATCTGCAGTCAATGATTGCAAGTAAAGCTTCACGGATAGTGCTGAGTGCTAAGTCTTCCAATGTTTATGATTTTTCTTTAAGAAGGACTCATGGCCCGGAGGCAGGTTTAAAAGTGGCAAGAAGTTCTTACCTGGCAGGCTTTAGCGGGACATCAAATGTATTGGCAGGTAAGATGTATAAAATACCTGTTGCCGGCACAATGGCGCATTCTTTTGTAATGAGTTTTAGACACGAGTTGGATAGTTTTCTTGCGTATGCAGAGACTTTCCCTAAGAAAACAATTCTTCTTGTTGATACGTATGATACATTAAAAGGTATTGAAAATGCGGTAACAGTCGGCTTGTTTCTTAAAGAAAAGGGCCATAGATTAGTTGGAATCAGGCTTGATAGCGGAGATTTTGTCTCATTATCTAAGATTGCGCGTCATAAGCTAAATCAAGCGGGGCTTGGAGATGTTAAGATCTATGCCAGCGGAGACTTGGATGAATTTAAAATCAAGGTTTTGCTTTCTAAGGGGGCCTGTATTGATAGTTTCGGCGTAGGGACGAATATGGGGGCAAGTACTGACGCTCCGGTCTTAGATGTTGTATATAAATTAAGCGAAGTTACAGATGAATTCGGAAAGTTTCAGCCTAAGATGAAAATCAGCAAAGGTAAGGCTACCTATCCGGGCAGAAAACAAGTTTATAGGATAAAAGATAAACGAGGCAGGTTTGTTAAGGATATTATTGGCCTTTGGGATGAAGCGATAAAAGGCAAGCCTTTATTAAAGAAAGTAATTCATGGTGGTAACTTGGTTTATAAAGCGCCTGCTCTTGAACAATCAAGGATATACCTAAAACAAAATCTTAAATATTTCCCGGTGGCAATGAAAGAAATTGATTCTGATTATAGGTATCCAGTCTTGTTTAGCCCCGGATTAGAGAAACTAAAAAAAGATTTATCAAAACAATTGGTGCGCAGGCAATAG
- a CDS encoding pyridoxamine 5'-phosphate oxidase family protein: MIKKRINELLKMRNFISVATCDFKGRPNAAPKFLLRCEDSTIYLVDYTIGRTWENLKMNPRVGLSFMDTESLRGYQINGSVQILEKGAEYDDIVKELEQKEINLSTERIINAITTGKRHESYELAIPKKFVIFKVSIEEAVEIGPSGVKRESV; the protein is encoded by the coding sequence ATGATAAAGAAGCGCATTAATGAATTATTAAAAATGAGGAATTTTATCAGTGTGGCCACTTGCGATTTTAAAGGCCGGCCGAACGCAGCGCCTAAATTCCTGCTTAGGTGCGAAGACAGCACTATATATCTTGTTGATTATACAATTGGCAGGACCTGGGAGAATCTTAAGATGAATCCGCGTGTTGGGTTGTCTTTTATGGATACTGAGAGCTTGAGAGGTTATCAGATAAATGGTTCGGTTCAAATACTTGAAAAAGGCGCTGAATATGATGATATTGTGAAGGAGTTAGAACAAAAAGAGATAAATCTTTCTACAGAAAGAATTATTAATGCTATTACTACCGGTAAAAGGCATGAAAGTTATGAACTCGCCATCCCTAAGAAGTTTGTTATTTTTAAGGTAAGCATAGAAGAGGCAGTAGAGATTGGGCCAAGCGGTGTAAAAAGAGAAAGCGTATGA
- the pgeF gene encoding peptidoglycan editing factor PgeF gives MVNAPLLENQILVCATSNRQHGNTSLFYQNIEHSLDNRKGFLETLGIDYRDLVCAKQIHSNKVVYVTEEDRGKGALTYDSSIPDTDAFITDIKKLPLAIFTADCLCVSLFDSSRPSVGIVHAGWKSTKENIVLETIRLMQEKFDAQPKNLSASFSPAIRNCCYEVGKDFGGALIERDGRFYFDLIKANKEQLLAAGLSSGNIFDSGICTSCRNNEYFSYRKERDKSARMLSVIMLK, from the coding sequence ATGGTTAATGCCCCTCTTTTAGAGAATCAAATCTTAGTTTGCGCAACAAGTAACAGGCAACACGGGAATACGTCGTTATTTTATCAAAACATAGAGCATTCGCTTGATAACCGAAAAGGTTTTTTAGAAACATTAGGCATTGATTATAGAGATTTAGTTTGCGCTAAACAAATCCATTCAAATAAAGTTGTCTATGTAACTGAAGAAGATAGGGGAAAGGGAGCTTTAACCTACGATTCATCAATCCCCGATACGGATGCTTTTATTACCGATATCAAGAAGTTACCTTTAGCAATATTTACTGCGGATTGTTTGTGTGTTTCTTTGTTTGATTCGTCCAGGCCTTCAGTAGGGATTGTACACGCCGGATGGAAAAGCACCAAAGAAAACATAGTATTAGAAACTATTAGATTAATGCAAGAGAAGTTTGATGCGCAGCCAAAGAATCTTTCTGCAAGCTTTAGCCCCGCAATAAGAAATTGTTGCTATGAGGTAGGAAAGGATTTTGGAGGGGCTTTGATTGAAAGAGATGGGCGTTTTTATTTTGATTTAATTAAGGCTAATAAAGAACAGCTCTTGGCCGCAGGATTAAGCTCTGGCAATATTTTTGATTCTGGGATCTGTACTTCTTGCCGGAATAATGAATATTTTTCTTATCGCAAAGAACGCGATAAGAGCGCAAGAATGCTTTCAGTAATAATGTTAAAATAG
- a CDS encoding DUF167 domain-containing protein, which yields MIISVRVIPRASRNLVKEEGDKLKVYLTKPAQEGLANHKLIELLSEHFKIKKYNIKIIKGLTSREKLVEING from the coding sequence ATGATTATAAGTGTCCGCGTCATCCCCCGGGCAAGCAGGAACCTGGTCAAGGAAGAAGGCGATAAATTAAAAGTTTATCTTACTAAACCAGCGCAGGAAGGGCTTGCAAACCATAAACTTATTGAGTTATTGTCTGAGCACTTCAAAATTAAGAAATATAATATTAAAATAATTAAAGGGCTTACCAGCAGGGAAAAGCTAGTTGAAATCAATGGTTAA
- a CDS encoding TlpA disulfide reductase family protein, translating to MRKSFVAVFIISLFFCLNPLFAQNAPDFKLNDISGKEVSFSSLKGNKPVILFFWTTWCPYCRAELKELMNLSGDFKKDGVELLVIDVGEEKYKVESFLKARSLNLNVLLDNDSSVSQSYELLGVPTYVFITKAGEIALKDNSFSKDAYRLLITK from the coding sequence ATGAGAAAATCGTTTGTTGCGGTGTTTATTATTTCTTTGTTTTTTTGTTTAAACCCGCTTTTTGCCCAGAATGCTCCGGATTTTAAACTCAATGATATATCCGGCAAGGAGGTATCATTCTCTAGTTTGAAGGGTAATAAGCCGGTTATTTTATTCTTCTGGACTACTTGGTGCCCATATTGCAGGGCAGAGCTAAAAGAGTTAATGAATTTATCGGGAGACTTTAAGAAAGACGGGGTTGAACTCTTGGTGATTGATGTTGGGGAGGAGAAGTATAAAGTGGAGAGTTTTCTTAAAGCGCGCAGCCTTAATCTAAATGTTTTATTGGACAATGATTCCAGCGTTTCTCAGTCTTACGAACTTCTTGGAGTGCCAACGTATGTTTTTATTACTAAAGCAGGAGAAATAGCCCTCAAGGATAATTCTTTCTCAAAAGATGCTTACAGGTTATTAATTACTAAATAA
- a CDS encoding NAD(P)H-dependent oxidoreductase, with the protein MAKILVIYYSRSGNTKKMAELVVEGIKKEGVEAVIKDVSGVAVDELLKVEGIIIGSPTYYGTMSAEIKKLFDDTVKIHGKLEGKIGAAFSSSANVGGGNETTVLDILKAMLIHGMVILGDSQGDHYGPVAIGSPDSRSTKECIRLGERTAQLVKKLCK; encoded by the coding sequence ATGGCAAAAATACTGGTAATTTATTACTCTCGCTCAGGAAATACAAAGAAGATGGCTGAGTTAGTAGTTGAAGGAATTAAAAAAGAAGGGGTTGAAGCAGTAATTAAAGATGTGTCAGGCGTAGCAGTCGATGAATTATTGAAAGTTGAGGGGATAATCATCGGTTCGCCTACCTATTATGGGACAATGTCAGCTGAAATAAAAAAGCTTTTTGATGATACGGTTAAAATTCATGGAAAGTTAGAAGGAAAAATCGGAGCTGCTTTTTCCTCAAGCGCAAATGTCGGAGGCGGCAATGAGACAACCGTTTTGGATATTTTAAAGGCAATGTTAATCCATGGGATGGTTATTCTTGGGGATTCCCAGGGAGATCATTACGGTCCTGTTGCGATAGGTTCACCCGACTCAAGAAGCACAAAAGAATGTATTAGGCTTGGAGAAAGAACAGCGCAGTTAGTAAAAAAGCTTTGTAAGTAA
- the malQ gene encoding 4-alpha-glucanotransferase: MTQETKYEYLLATKSQEKWKKIGLSKRVGVVAPIFSLCSKQSQGIGDLNDLKLLVDWAAKSGNSIIQLLPMNELGGVFCPYDSVSSFALEPSYICLKDKFLPKNKTILARIDALSKNFPSTTSNVDYGVKKEKLDLLWEIFSINGVMDAVKFNKFQEANSYWLFDFALYKALKSSHGESAWYDWDPGYRDRNKESLDSFYKAHEKEITFQMWLQWILFEQFQDLKDYAALKNILIKGDLPILVSRDSADVWQQPHFFKLDFAAGAPPDMYCAKGQRWGMPTYNWEKIEQDGFRYLKERLKYAENFYDILRIDHVVGLFRIWSIPYNDPKENQGLHGSFDPSDESKWCGQGKKILNVMLDSSKMALCAEDLGTIPKCCTDTLKELGIPGNDVQRWVKDWSVKHDFLMPQDYRALSVAMLSTHDTTNWSAWWKYEAGTVDEALFVRKCNDRGIDFSYARDNLFDLNLSCHGRLRWLDSIDSVDALLHVLAKPREKVGDFISLYLDTYQEKEKLWSILEMPGKMQEDAGNELIYAALNFTLESQAIFCIQLITDWLSIAGIFKGDPYQYRINTPGIISNKNWSMRLPISLDDLLRHHVTGEIKKMVVDSNRV; encoded by the coding sequence ATGACGCAAGAGACTAAATATGAGTATCTTCTTGCCACAAAATCACAGGAAAAGTGGAAGAAGATTGGTTTAAGTAAGAGAGTGGGAGTTGTAGCCCCGATTTTCTCGCTTTGTTCAAAACAAAGCCAAGGCATTGGCGACCTTAATGATTTAAAGCTCCTAGTTGACTGGGCAGCTAAATCCGGTAATTCAATTATTCAACTCTTGCCGATGAATGAGTTAGGGGGAGTATTCTGCCCTTATGATTCGGTAAGCTCCTTTGCTTTGGAGCCTTCGTATATTTGCCTTAAGGATAAATTCCTTCCTAAAAATAAAACAATCCTTGCGAGAATAGATGCACTTTCAAAAAATTTTCCTTCCACAACTTCCAATGTAGATTACGGGGTAAAGAAGGAGAAATTAGATTTACTCTGGGAGATTTTTTCTATAAATGGAGTTATGGATGCCGTGAAATTTAATAAATTTCAGGAAGCAAATTCCTATTGGCTTTTTGATTTCGCGCTTTATAAAGCATTAAAGAGTAGTCACGGCGAAAGCGCTTGGTATGATTGGGATCCGGGTTACAGAGATAGGAATAAAGAGTCGTTGGATAGTTTTTATAAAGCCCATGAAAAAGAAATTACTTTTCAGATGTGGCTGCAGTGGATTCTTTTTGAGCAATTCCAGGATTTAAAAGATTATGCTGCCTTAAAGAATATTCTTATAAAGGGCGACCTCCCGATCTTGGTTTCCCGCGACAGCGCTGATGTCTGGCAGCAGCCGCATTTTTTTAAGCTTGATTTTGCAGCAGGCGCTCCGCCTGATATGTATTGCGCAAAGGGCCAGCGTTGGGGGATGCCGACTTATAATTGGGAAAAGATTGAACAGGATGGTTTTAGGTATCTTAAAGAAAGGTTAAAATACGCTGAGAATTTTTATGACATTTTAAGGATTGACCACGTGGTTGGTTTATTTAGGATTTGGAGTATTCCTTATAATGATCCAAAAGAAAATCAGGGTTTGCATGGATCTTTTGACCCGAGTGATGAGAGTAAATGGTGCGGGCAGGGCAAGAAGATTCTAAATGTGATGCTCGATTCAAGCAAGATGGCTTTGTGCGCCGAAGATTTAGGGACAATACCAAAGTGTTGCACTGACACATTGAAAGAATTAGGAATTCCCGGAAATGATGTGCAGCGCTGGGTAAAGGATTGGAGTGTTAAACACGATTTTCTTATGCCGCAAGACTACAGGGCGCTTTCAGTTGCCATGCTTTCAACGCATGATACGACAAACTGGTCAGCTTGGTGGAAATATGAGGCAGGCACAGTTGATGAAGCATTATTCGTAAGAAAATGTAATGACAGAGGGATTGATTTTAGTTATGCAAGGGATAATCTTTTTGATTTAAATCTATCTTGTCATGGAAGGCTGCGCTGGCTTGATAGCATTGATTCAGTAGATGCGCTTTTGCATGTACTAGCTAAGCCGAGAGAGAAGGTGGGGGATTTTATAAGTTTATATCTTGATACTTATCAGGAGAAAGAAAAGCTCTGGAGCATTTTAGAGATGCCGGGAAAGATGCAGGAAGATGCCGGTAATGAATTAATTTATGCTGCTTTAAACTTTACCTTAGAATCCCAGGCAATATTTTGTATCCAGTTAATTACAGACTGGCTAAGTATTGCGGGAATCTTTAAGGGCGACCCCTACCAATACAGGATTAATACTCCGGGAATTATCAGCAATAAAAACTGGTCCATGCGCCTTCCGATTTCATTGGATGATTTGCTCCGGCACCACGTTACCGGCGAAATCAAGAAGATGGTTGTTGATTCGAATAGGGTTTAA
- a CDS encoding YbaB/EbfC family nucleoid-associated protein → MFDKMKQLMDMQKKMQEVKRELENTNFEIASNDGLVKITMNGAQEVKEVSVQDGISSMDKTYLEKTFKDIYNKAIKRSHDVAAQKMKEVTGFNIPGLT, encoded by the coding sequence ATGTTTGATAAGATGAAGCAGCTTATGGATATGCAAAAGAAGATGCAGGAAGTTAAGCGGGAATTAGAAAATACTAATTTTGAGATTGCCTCAAACGATGGTTTGGTGAAAATTACAATGAATGGCGCTCAGGAAGTAAAAGAAGTGTCGGTTCAAGATGGGATTAGCTCTATGGATAAAACTTACCTTGAAAAAACCTTTAAAGATATTTATAATAAAGCGATTAAGCGTTCTCATGATGTTGCAGCACAGAAGATGAAAGAGGTAACCGGTTTTAATATCCCGGGCTTGACTTAA
- a CDS encoding DNA recombination protein RmuC, whose protein sequence is MIWIIVVIFALGLTVVVFLVMKISQQVNSQLSSMNNQLNQRLKDTSDALAVANRTVGERLDSATKVFGDVQKSLGRLEETHKQIYEISKDITSLQDLLRAPKFRGEMGETLLGKLLEDILPKENIKLQHRFKSGDIVDAAIIIGKNIISIDAKFPLENFRKFQDAVTDEERKLTNRVFLRDVKNRIDEVASKYILPDEGTFDFALMYIPAEAVYYHISKDEELSIYSKSKKVVFVSPNTFYAYLQAILYGLRGINIQRDIQKIFSELGSLRVDINKFQEDFDLVGGHLTNAAKKYNDARTKLTQLSDKIISTVERKQIESKEEVKENV, encoded by the coding sequence ATGATTTGGATAATTGTGGTAATATTTGCTTTAGGGCTAACTGTAGTTGTATTCCTTGTGATGAAGATTTCCCAGCAAGTGAATTCACAGCTTAGCTCTATGAATAACCAGCTTAATCAGAGGCTGAAAGATACCTCTGACGCCTTGGCAGTTGCGAATCGCACAGTCGGCGAAAGGCTGGACTCTGCGACAAAAGTTTTTGGTGATGTGCAAAAAAGTTTAGGCCGCCTTGAAGAAACCCACAAGCAGATTTACGAAATTAGCAAAGATATAACCAGCTTGCAGGATCTTTTGCGCGCCCCTAAATTTAGAGGTGAGATGGGGGAGACTCTGCTTGGTAAATTACTAGAAGATATCCTGCCTAAAGAAAACATAAAGCTCCAGCATAGATTTAAAAGCGGCGATATTGTGGATGCTGCCATTATCATAGGGAAAAACATTATTTCAATTGATGCAAAATTCCCTTTGGAAAATTTTCGTAAGTTTCAAGATGCTGTTACTGATGAGGAGCGTAAGCTAACGAACCGGGTATTTTTGCGTGATGTAAAAAACCGCATTGATGAAGTAGCCTCAAAATATATCCTTCCGGATGAAGGGACGTTTGATTTTGCGCTTATGTATATCCCGGCAGAAGCTGTCTACTATCATATTTCTAAGGATGAAGAGCTTAGCATATATTCAAAATCTAAAAAGGTAGTTTTTGTTTCTCCAAATACTTTCTACGCGTATTTGCAGGCTATTCTTTACGGTTTGCGCGGAATAAATATCCAGCGCGATATTCAGAAAATATTCTCAGAGCTTGGGAGCCTGCGCGTTGATATTAATAAATTTCAGGAAGATTTTGACCTGGTAGGCGGTCATTTAACCAACGCAGCAAAGAAATATAATGACGCAAGGACTAAGCTTACCCAGCTAAGCGATAAAATCATATCAACGGTTGAGAGAAAGCAGATTGAGTCAAAAGAGGAGGTTAAAGAAAATGTGTAA
- a CDS encoding divalent-cation tolerance protein CutA, with the protein MYVVVFVTASSKKEAECIADGLISKKLAACVNIIDGVSSIFTWQGKVDKAKESLLIIKSKKSNMPKIIKLVKSLHSYEVPEIIALPIVSGEEKYLRWIDAALR; encoded by the coding sequence ATGTATGTTGTAGTTTTTGTTACTGCTTCAAGTAAAAAGGAAGCTGAGTGTATAGCTGATGGGTTAATTTCAAAAAAGCTCGCTGCTTGTGTAAATATTATTGACGGAGTTAGTTCAATTTTTACATGGCAGGGGAAAGTTGATAAGGCGAAAGAGTCACTCTTGATAATTAAATCAAAGAAATCAAATATGCCAAAGATTATTAAGCTTGTAAAGTCCCTGCATAGCTATGAAGTCCCGGAAATAATTGCCTTACCCATAGTAAGTGGTGAAGAAAAATACTTAAGGTGGATTGATGCAGCTCTCAGGTAG
- a CDS encoding 2-oxoacid:acceptor oxidoreductase family protein translates to MKEIRIHARAGQGAITTATLLGYAYFVKGMYPYAFPHFGAARMGAPMNAFVRVDSKPVRLRSQIYEPDYLVIMDATLMRGFNCFSGLKENGIAIINQKEGDVAPKVGAKQKVFMVPANDIAMKTIGRPLGNTALLGAFCAATGELTLEALLEAIKRRFSGKAQEANIQAVKEGFEFIKKGK, encoded by the coding sequence ATGAAAGAGATACGTATACACGCAAGGGCAGGCCAGGGAGCCATTACAACGGCGACATTATTGGGTTATGCATATTTTGTAAAAGGGATGTATCCTTATGCATTCCCGCATTTTGGAGCAGCAAGAATGGGTGCTCCGATGAATGCTTTTGTCCGTGTTGACTCAAAGCCTGTCAGGTTAAGAAGCCAGATTTATGAACCTGATTATCTGGTTATCATGGATGCTACATTAATGCGAGGTTTCAACTGTTTTTCTGGATTAAAAGAGAATGGGATTGCCATTATTAATCAGAAAGAGGGAGATGTTGCACCTAAGGTTGGAGCAAAACAGAAGGTTTTTATGGTTCCAGCTAATGATATCGCGATGAAAACAATCGGTAGGCCTCTAGGAAATACTGCTTTGTTGGGCGCTTTTTGTGCTGCAACAGGAGAGCTTACTTTGGAAGCGCTGCTTGAGGCGATAAAAAGAAGGTTTTCCGGTAAGGCTCAGGAAGCAAATATTCAAGCTGTAAAAGAAGGTTTTGAATTCATAAAAAAAGGAAAATAA
- a CDS encoding lactate utilization protein — MEQEIKTIIGNWQKRNISGIFTNDITEARGRVLSAIPLAASVGISGSVTLDQLEIVKHLELRGNKVFNQYRPGITREESLELRNKGSQADYYLTSANALSLSGELIFLSAYGNRIAGISSAKNVIVVCGINKITPNVEAALKRAREYATPLNCKRLNWPSYCLKEGVCNPEVCLPSDYKRMCCQVLIIEAEVVPGRLKVILVGEKLGF, encoded by the coding sequence ATGGAACAAGAAATAAAAACGATAATTGGGAATTGGCAAAAAAGGAATATTTCCGGAATTTTTACTAATGATATTACAGAGGCAAGAGGCAGGGTCTTGTCGGCTATCCCCTTGGCTGCGAGTGTCGGGATTTCAGGATCGGTTACGTTGGACCAGTTGGAGATTGTAAAACACCTTGAGCTGCGCGGGAACAAGGTCTTTAACCAATATAGGCCAGGGATAACAAGAGAAGAAAGCTTAGAGTTAAGGAATAAAGGTTCGCAAGCAGATTATTATCTAACCAGTGCAAACGCGTTATCCTTATCAGGAGAACTGATTTTTTTAAGTGCCTATGGAAATCGCATAGCAGGAATTTCCAGCGCAAAAAACGTTATCGTAGTCTGTGGAATTAATAAAATTACCCCGAATGTCGAAGCGGCTCTTAAAAGAGCAAGGGAATACGCGACTCCCCTTAATTGCAAACGGCTGAATTGGCCGAGCTATTGTTTAAAAGAGGGAGTTTGTAATCCTGAAGTGTGTTTGCCCTCTGATTATAAGAGGATGTGTTGCCAAGTCTTAATTATTGAAGCGGAAGTTGTGCCGGGCAGGCTTAAGGTTATTTTGGTTGGTGAAAAATTAGGGTTTTAA
- a CDS encoding cytochrome c biogenesis protein CcdA — MQLSGSPIDYLLAFLGGILVSFTPCIYPLIPISASYIGISSSGSKLKGLSLGLVYVTGVAVTYSILGLIASLSGKIFGSFSTNPVTYLVVGIIIIIFGLSMLDFFALNFPIKIKLPVSTKKGYLSGFIFGLVSGLVVSPCLTPVLGSILAYLAAKKNLLYGATLLFTFAFGMGFVLIVIGFFSAALINLPKSGKWLKIIKVLFAIVLIGMGGYFIYLSIRSF; from the coding sequence ATGCAGCTCTCAGGTAGCCCAATAGATTATTTATTAGCTTTTTTGGGCGGAATTTTAGTTAGTTTCACGCCTTGTATATATCCTCTTATACCAATTAGCGCAAGCTACATCGGAATAAGTTCCAGTGGTTCAAAACTTAAAGGTTTAAGTTTAGGCTTAGTTTATGTAACAGGTGTTGCGGTTACATATTCAATTTTGGGATTAATCGCGTCATTGTCCGGAAAAATATTTGGCAGTTTTAGCACTAATCCTGTTACTTATCTGGTTGTGGGTATTATCATCATTATTTTTGGCCTGTCAATGTTGGATTTTTTTGCATTAAATTTTCCCATAAAAATAAAACTGCCGGTTTCTACTAAAAAAGGATATTTATCGGGATTCATTTTCGGTTTAGTTTCCGGGTTAGTTGTCTCTCCGTGCCTGACTCCGGTCTTAGGTTCTATATTGGCTTATTTAGCGGCAAAGAAGAACCTGTTGTATGGCGCTACTCTTTTGTTTACCTTTGCTTTTGGTATGGGGTTTGTTTTAATTGTAATAGGTTTTTTTAGTGCAGCATTAATTAATCTTCCAAAGTCAGGTAAATGGCTTAAAATCATCAAAGTATTATTCGCGATTGTCTTGATTGGCATGGGCGGATATTTTATTTATCTATCTATAAGGAGTTTTTAA